One Scomber scombrus chromosome 4, fScoSco1.1, whole genome shotgun sequence genomic region harbors:
- the surf4l gene encoding surfeit 4, like gives MADMRHLMNQAEDVADQFLRVTKHYLPHVARLCLVSTFLEDGVRMWFQWSEQSEYIESSWSCGRFIAFMFVLLNLLGQLGGCVLILSRNFVQNACFTLFGVIGLQTVAYSILWDPKFLMRNLSLGGGLLLLLAECRAEVRRVFAGVPSLGHQSSPKHLLQLGGRVLLVLMFMTLLHFDLSLLSVLQNLVGTALMVLVAVGFKTKLAALTLVVWLFCINVTINSFWTVPSYKPTHDFLKYDFFQTTSVIGGLLLVVAMGPGGVSMDEKKKEW, from the exons atggcggACATGAGACACCTGATGAACCAGGCGGAGGACGTAGCGGACCAG TTCCTGCGGGTCACTAAGCACTACCTCCCCCACGTGGCCCGGCTGTGTCTGGTCAGCACCTTCCTGGAGGACGGGGTCAGGATGTGGTTCCAGTGGAGCGAGCAGAGCGAATACATCGAGTCGAGCTGGAGCTGCGGACGATTCATCGCCTTCATGTTCGTCCTGCTCAACCTGCTGGGGCAGCTGG GCGGCTGTGTTTTGATTCTCAGCAGAAACTTTGTTCAGAACGCCTGTTTCACTCTGTTTGGTGTCATCGGCcttcag acGGTGGCGTACAGCATCCTCTGGGACCCCAAGTTCCTGATGAG gaACCTGTCTCTGGGAGGAgggctgctcctcctgctggcAGAGTGTCGTGCGGAGGTGCGCAGGGTCTTCGCAGGCGTCCCATCTCTCGGTCATCAGAGTTCTCCTAAacatctgctgcagctgggaggAAGAGTTCTCCTCGTCCTCATGTTCATGACCCTGCTGCACTTTGACCTCAGTCTGCTGAgt GTGCTGCAGAACCTGGTGGGCACGGCTCTGATGGTTCTGGTGGCGGTGGGCTTTAAGACCAAGCTGGCGGCTCTGACTCTGGTGGTCTGGCTGTTCTGCATCAACGTCACCATCAACTCGTTCTGGACCGTCCCGTCCTACAAACCCACTCACGACTTCCTCAAGTACGACTTCTTCCAGACCACGTCGGTCATCGGAGgcctgctgctggtggtggccATGGGGCCGGGGGGGGTCTCCatggatgagaagaagaaggagtggtga